A stretch of Sulfurimonas xiamenensis DNA encodes these proteins:
- the infB gene encoding translation initiation factor IF-2, producing the protein MTEKVRVHEIAKELGIASKDVVKKASDMGIDVKSANSSVTMQEAEGLMNYIMSGELAQASKPETKTSAKPISDTQKEEKTPEKETKKDKIEAPKVDEQKSIEKNVQVSETQKTQNKEKIEVKELTQEAVKKEAKEEENKTSLNIIEPKKLQIKKSGLKIVKKKKPKQEEKSDESYNMPARQKTAVSSYGKISADVLEELAKKKKTKQSSGAKKQEQGVKIDIFGGSLAEVSMDMDDQVVLLDLNATERKEIVPEEPRKPKVPKPVGRNANKKAAPKGRKVARDKRKKYTKDKSEDVVVTHVEIPEDIRVYEFAEKINRPISDVIKVLFSLGLMMTKNDFLGSDEIEILSEEFGVEVTIVDPKDAFNYEEDMAETIDENATKRPPVITIMGHVDHGKTSLLDAIRKAKVTEDEAGGITQHIGAYTIEQHGEAITFIDTPGHAAFSQMRQRGTDVTDIIVIVVAADDGVKPQTDEVIKLAKESEAPVIVALNKMDKESANPDMVKGQMAERGLNPVDWGGDIEFIPVSAKTGMGIDDLLENILLTAEVLELKANENAMAKAAVVESSLEKGRGAVATVIVQNGTLKVGDYVVCGSAYGRIKALIDENKKQIKSLKPSHTAVVVGLNEVPSSGEIMMAMKSDKEAKEYAQKRHEYDRNKELSHSTKSTLEDMTSMIAEGNLKSLKVVLKTDVHGSLEAIKSSLNELRNEEVKINIISSGVGGITENDVELVANSENCVLLGFNVRPTGSVKALAKQKNVDIRTYSIIYQLLDDMTGMLTGMMAPKFTEENTGQAEVRDTFKSPKGMVAGCVVVDGKLVRGGLVRVIRNGVVVHEGELTSLKRFKDDVEEIGNGYECGVMIKGYDDVIVGDVIETFKKIEQKVSL; encoded by the coding sequence ATGACAGAAAAAGTTAGAGTACACGAAATTGCTAAAGAGCTAGGAATAGCTTCTAAAGATGTAGTAAAAAAAGCTTCAGATATGGGTATTGATGTAAAATCAGCAAATAGTTCAGTTACAATGCAGGAAGCTGAAGGATTAATGAATTATATAATGAGTGGCGAGCTTGCCCAAGCATCAAAACCAGAAACAAAAACATCTGCTAAACCAATAAGTGATACTCAAAAAGAAGAAAAAACTCCTGAAAAAGAAACTAAAAAAGATAAAATTGAAGCACCTAAAGTAGATGAACAAAAGAGTATTGAAAAAAATGTTCAGGTAAGTGAAACTCAAAAAACTCAAAACAAAGAAAAGATTGAAGTAAAAGAACTTACACAAGAAGCAGTAAAAAAAGAAGCTAAAGAAGAGGAAAATAAGACTTCATTAAATATAATTGAACCTAAAAAATTACAGATTAAAAAATCTGGGCTTAAAATAGTCAAAAAGAAAAAGCCGAAGCAGGAAGAAAAAAGTGATGAAAGTTACAATATGCCTGCAAGACAAAAAACAGCCGTCTCTTCTTATGGCAAAATAAGTGCTGATGTTTTAGAAGAGTTGGCAAAAAAGAAAAAAACAAAACAGAGTTCAGGTGCTAAAAAACAAGAACAAGGTGTGAAAATTGATATTTTTGGCGGCTCTTTGGCTGAAGTATCAATGGATATGGATGATCAAGTTGTTTTACTTGATTTAAATGCTACTGAGAGAAAAGAGATTGTTCCAGAAGAGCCTAGAAAGCCAAAAGTTCCAAAGCCTGTAGGAAGAAATGCAAATAAAAAAGCTGCTCCAAAAGGTAGAAAAGTTGCTCGTGACAAAAGAAAAAAATATACTAAAGATAAATCTGAAGATGTAGTGGTAACACATGTTGAAATTCCTGAGGATATCCGTGTCTATGAATTTGCAGAAAAGATTAATCGTCCGATTTCAGATGTAATAAAAGTTCTTTTTAGCCTTGGCTTAATGATGACTAAAAACGACTTTTTAGGAAGTGACGAGATTGAGATTCTATCTGAAGAGTTTGGTGTTGAAGTAACCATCGTAGATCCAAAAGATGCCTTTAACTACGAAGAAGATATGGCAGAGACGATTGATGAAAATGCAACTAAAAGACCTCCTGTTATTACAATTATGGGACATGTTGATCATGGTAAAACTTCACTTTTAGATGCGATAAGAAAAGCAAAAGTTACTGAAGATGAAGCTGGCGGCATAACGCAGCATATCGGCGCATATACGATTGAGCAGCATGGTGAAGCAATTACATTTATAGATACTCCTGGTCACGCTGCATTTTCACAGATGCGTCAAAGAGGTACTGATGTTACGGATATTATCGTAATTGTTGTAGCGGCTGATGATGGTGTTAAACCTCAAACAGATGAAGTTATAAAATTAGCTAAAGAGTCAGAAGCTCCTGTAATTGTAGCTCTTAATAAAATGGATAAAGAGAGTGCTAATCCCGATATGGTTAAGGGACAAATGGCTGAACGCGGTCTAAATCCTGTTGATTGGGGCGGAGATATAGAGTTTATTCCAGTTTCTGCAAAAACAGGAATGGGGATAGATGACTTACTTGAAAACATCCTTTTAACTGCTGAAGTTTTAGAATTAAAAGCAAATGAAAACGCTATGGCAAAAGCTGCTGTTGTTGAATCATCTCTTGAAAAAGGTCGCGGAGCTGTCGCAACTGTAATTGTGCAAAATGGAACACTAAAAGTTGGCGATTATGTTGTTTGCGGCAGTGCTTATGGGCGTATTAAAGCTCTTATTGATGAAAATAAAAAGCAGATAAAAAGTTTAAAACCAAGTCATACTGCAGTAGTTGTCGGACTCAATGAAGTTCCATCATCAGGTGAAATAATGATGGCTATGAAAAGTGATAAAGAGGCAAAAGAGTATGCTCAAAAACGCCATGAATACGATAGAAATAAAGAGCTTTCTCATAGTACTAAATCTACTTTAGAAGATATGACAAGTATGATTGCAGAAGGTAATTTAAAATCTCTCAAAGTTGTTTTAAAAACAGATGTTCACGGGTCACTTGAGGCTATTAAAAGCTCATTGAATGAGCTTAGAAATGAAGAGGTAAAAATTAATATTATCTCTTCAGGTGTAGGCGGAATTACAGAAAATGATGTTGAACTTGTGGCAAACAGTGAAAATTGTGTATTGCTTGGATTTAATGTTCGTCCTACAGGAAGTGTAAAAGCGTTGGCAAAACAAAAAAATGTTGATATTAGAACATACTCTATAATTTATCAACTCCTTGATGATATGACTGGCATGTTGACTGGTATGATGGCACCGAAGTTTACTGAGGAAAATACAGGTCAAGCAGAAGTAAGAGATACATTTAAGTCTCCTAAAGGTATGGTTGCCGGATGTGTTGTTGTTGATGGAAAACTTGTACGCGGAGGTCTTGTTCGTGTTATCAGAAACGGTGTTGTTGTACATGAAGGTGAATTGACTTCTCTAAAACGCTTTAAAGATGATGTTGAAGAGATTGGTAACGGTTATGAGTGTGGTGTTATGATTAAAGGCTATGATGATGTTATAGTTGGTGATGTAATAGAAACATTCAAAAAAATTGAGCAAAAAGTATCTCTGTGA
- the rbfA gene encoding 30S ribosome-binding factor RbfA, whose amino-acid sequence MTEAEIKLKRTESILLELIPEALGSLNDKRLHQLDVIDIKCSRGRSDAKVYIDPASFTQEEKSEFLKLLKKARPIIETFCMKDQGWFRSPKFTFEFDEQLKKAQNIEELFKKIAKD is encoded by the coding sequence GTGACAGAAGCTGAAATAAAGTTGAAAAGAACTGAGTCAATTCTTCTTGAATTGATTCCTGAAGCTCTTGGCAGTTTGAATGATAAAAGGTTACATCAATTAGATGTAATAGACATAAAATGTTCACGAGGTAGAAGTGATGCCAAAGTTTATATTGATCCTGCTTCATTTACACAAGAAGAGAAGAGTGAGTTTTTAAAACTGCTTAAAAAAGCAAGACCGATAATAGAAACTTTTTGTATGAAAGATCAAGGCTGGTTTCGTTCTCCGAAGTTTACATTTGAATTTGACGAACAGTTAAAAAAAGCTCAAAATATTGAAGAGCTGTTCAAAAAAATCGCTAAAGATTAA
- a CDS encoding ribosome maturation factor has product MSLEKDIESFVKSVGLDLYDISVVNEGGDTIYRVNVISREIENNRRKGVTLDECVNLTHLISPLLDVTPPVSGDYRLEVGSPGIERKIHSLKQFEMSIGENVALHLKSKEKLKGILLKVEDSNIILDVDGEEILVDFSQISKAKTYFEW; this is encoded by the coding sequence ATGAGTTTAGAAAAAGATATAGAGTCGTTTGTTAAATCTGTAGGTTTGGATCTCTATGATATCTCTGTTGTTAATGAGGGTGGAGACACTATATATAGAGTAAATGTTATTTCAAGAGAGATTGAAAATAACAGAAGAAAAGGTGTTACTCTTGATGAGTGTGTTAATCTAACACATCTTATCTCTCCTCTTCTTGATGTAACGCCTCCTGTTTCTGGAGACTATAGACTTGAAGTAGGAAGTCCTGGAATTGAAAGAAAAATACATTCATTAAAACAGTTTGAAATGTCAATAGGAGAAAATGTTGCTCTTCATTTAAAATCAAAAGAGAAACTTAAGGGAATACTTCTTAAAGTGGAAGATTCCAATATTATTTTAGATGTTGATGGGGAAGAAATTTTAGTTGATTTTTCTCAAATTTCAAAAGCAAAAACCTATTTTGAATGGTAA
- the ribD gene encoding bifunctional diaminohydroxyphosphoribosylaminopyrimidine deaminase/5-amino-6-(5-phosphoribosylamino)uracil reductase RibD, protein MVIDTNFYMKLALDEAWKYQGLTYPNPAVGCTVTGKNGEILAVEAHKKAGSPHAEVEALKSAYFKLTNDKKILNITSSSQIHEYLLENHNNCFNSISIFSTLEPCSHIGKTPSCATLISKLGIKKLFVGSLDSNKEASGGNEIVENSGVETKNGVLEKECDALLKPFNLWQKKRFVFFKWAQRLNGTVDAGIISSKKSRILVHAMRDVCDLLVIGGNSVRVDRPTLDARLVDGKAPDILIVSRNKEFDETIPLFNIKNRKVIISDNFSVLDNYKNIMIEGGENMFNLSKNIVDYYLCFLSLQIGGNNNFTNKDDKFSILNIQKDEQDIIMWMKQANNRGNK, encoded by the coding sequence ATGGTAATAGATACTAACTTTTATATGAAATTAGCCTTGGATGAGGCTTGGAAATATCAAGGGCTTACATATCCAAATCCGGCAGTCGGTTGTACTGTTACTGGGAAAAATGGTGAAATACTTGCGGTGGAAGCTCACAAAAAAGCAGGTTCTCCTCATGCTGAAGTAGAAGCTCTTAAGAGCGCATATTTTAAATTAACGAATGACAAAAAAATTTTAAATATTACATCTTCATCTCAAATTCATGAGTATCTTTTAGAAAACCACAACAACTGTTTTAATTCTATATCTATATTTTCTACACTTGAACCATGTTCACATATAGGTAAAACTCCATCCTGTGCAACTCTTATTTCAAAATTGGGAATAAAAAAACTTTTTGTTGGTTCTCTTGATTCTAATAAAGAAGCATCCGGCGGCAATGAAATAGTTGAAAATTCAGGTGTTGAAACAAAAAACGGGGTATTGGAGAAAGAGTGCGATGCATTGTTAAAACCTTTCAATTTATGGCAAAAAAAGAGGTTTGTTTTTTTTAAATGGGCACAAAGGCTAAACGGAACAGTTGATGCAGGAATCATAAGTTCAAAAAAATCGAGAATTTTAGTTCATGCTATGAGAGATGTATGTGATTTGTTGGTTATAGGCGGCAACAGTGTAAGAGTTGACAGACCAACATTAGATGCAAGGCTTGTAGATGGAAAAGCACCTGATATTTTAATAGTTTCAAGAAATAAAGAGTTTGATGAAACTATTCCACTCTTTAATATAAAAAACAGAAAAGTTATTATTTCTGACAATTTTTCTGTTTTAGATAATTATAAAAATATTATGATAGAAGGGGGAGAAAATATGTTTAATCTTTCCAAGAATATTGTTGATTATTATTTATGTTTTTTATCTTTGCAAATCGGCGGAAATAATAATTTTACAAATAAAGATGATAAATTTTCTATTTTAAATATACAAAAAGATGAGCAGGATATAATTATGTGGATGAAGCAAGCAAATAACAGGGGAAATAAGTAG
- the ubiE gene encoding bifunctional demethylmenaquinone methyltransferase/2-methoxy-6-polyprenyl-1,4-benzoquinol methylase UbiE: MEKQEKIVSMFDNIAPTYDTANRVMSMGIDKSWRRKACDLAYKFYAKDSIDKIVDVACGTGDMMNYWKKRSEVNGIAVGDIVGVDPSNGMVNVAREKFSKFNYHISKATEIPLKDESADIVSITYGIRNVVEREAALKEFNRVLKQSGLVVILEFMKNENPSLLGKIRDYYMNRILPKVGGFISKNLEAYEYLPNSIGDFSTVENMKKELEAAGFEIVYAKSFSMDISTLLIARKK, from the coding sequence ATGGAAAAACAGGAAAAAATCGTATCAATGTTTGATAATATTGCACCTACATACGATACGGCAAATCGTGTTATGAGTATGGGAATTGATAAAAGTTGGAGACGAAAGGCTTGTGATTTAGCTTATAAGTTTTATGCTAAAGATTCTATAGATAAAATTGTTGATGTTGCTTGCGGAACCGGTGATATGATGAATTACTGGAAAAAAAGATCAGAAGTAAACGGCATAGCTGTTGGAGATATAGTAGGAGTCGACCCTTCAAATGGGATGGTTAATGTAGCAAGAGAGAAATTCTCTAAATTTAACTATCATATATCAAAAGCTACAGAAATTCCTCTTAAGGATGAGAGTGCTGATATTGTAAGTATTACTTACGGTATTAGAAATGTGGTTGAGAGAGAAGCAGCTTTAAAAGAGTTTAATAGAGTTTTAAAGCAGAGTGGTTTGGTTGTAATACTGGAGTTTATGAAGAATGAAAATCCCTCCTTGCTTGGAAAAATCAGAGACTATTATATGAATAGAATTTTGCCAAAAGTCGGGGGTTTTATCTCTAAAAATTTAGAAGCATATGAGTATCTTCCTAACTCAATAGGAGATTTTTCAACAGTTGAAAATATGAAAAAAGAGCTTGAAGCTGCCGGTTTTGAGATTGTGTATGCAAAAAGTTTCTCTATGGATATATCGACTCTTTTAATAGCAAGAAAAAAATAG
- the xseA gene encoding exodeoxyribonuclease VII large subunit — MYTLSVSSLNEQIKTLLESTFTRVLVEGELSRVTLHNSGHIYFTLKDASSSIKAVMFKGNASKLKFQLQEGLKVVIDGAVTLYKPRGEYQINCFSIQPSGHGALALAYEQLKNKLSSQGYFDPSIKKELPKFPKKIAFITSATGAALQDMLRVAQNRYRAIEIDIYDVLVQGESAAPSIVNALNIADTKGYDIIVTGRGGGSIEDLWAFNEEIVADAIFRAKTPVVSCVGHEIDWVISDFVADLRAPTPSAAMQMILPDSNELYQYIDSLETQYTQKVMQKIYNAKQELTHLINLYSGHSIEKKITQKIEDVKQLCNSYNQTISFKMHSFSKEVESIKFRFPDIIKSKFNIAQNQVLTLQKMLESNNPKLKSKKGFAQISKNSKVIDIGSLRVNDIFDLMNNKVVISAKVLEKNNI; from the coding sequence GTGTATACTCTTAGTGTTTCTTCACTAAATGAACAGATAAAAACTTTATTAGAAAGTACATTTACCAGAGTTTTAGTTGAAGGTGAACTCTCCCGAGTTACACTGCATAACAGCGGGCATATCTATTTTACGCTAAAAGATGCATCCTCATCGATAAAAGCTGTGATGTTTAAAGGCAATGCTTCTAAGTTGAAATTTCAGCTGCAAGAGGGATTAAAAGTTGTTATTGATGGGGCTGTGACACTCTACAAGCCAAGAGGTGAATATCAGATAAACTGTTTTTCTATTCAACCCTCAGGGCACGGAGCCTTGGCACTGGCATATGAGCAGCTTAAAAACAAATTATCTTCACAAGGCTATTTTGACCCTTCAATCAAAAAAGAACTTCCAAAATTTCCAAAAAAGATAGCTTTTATTACCTCTGCTACCGGCGCAGCTCTACAAGATATGCTCAGAGTTGCTCAAAATAGGTATAGAGCTATAGAGATTGATATTTATGATGTTTTAGTTCAAGGAGAGAGTGCGGCTCCATCAATAGTAAATGCTTTAAATATTGCAGATACTAAAGGATATGACATTATTGTTACAGGTCGAGGCGGTGGCAGTATAGAAGATTTATGGGCATTTAATGAAGAGATAGTCGCAGATGCAATATTTAGAGCTAAAACTCCAGTAGTATCATGTGTAGGGCATGAGATAGATTGGGTTATAAGTGACTTTGTAGCAGATTTAAGAGCCCCGACTCCGAGCGCTGCAATGCAGATGATACTACCAGATTCTAATGAATTATATCAATATATTGATTCTCTTGAGACACAATATACTCAAAAAGTTATGCAAAAAATTTATAATGCCAAGCAAGAATTGACTCATTTGATAAATTTATATTCCGGGCACTCAATCGAAAAAAAAATAACTCAAAAAATTGAGGATGTAAAACAGCTTTGCAACTCCTATAACCAAACCATTTCATTTAAAATGCATAGTTTTTCTAAAGAAGTAGAGTCTATTAAGTTTAGATTTCCAGATATAATAAAAAGTAAATTTAATATTGCTCAAAATCAAGTTTTAACTCTTCAAAAAATGTTAGAATCCAATAACCCAAAACTAAAAAGTAAAAAAGGTTTTGCTCAGATTTCCAAAAATTCAAAAGTCATTGATATAGGATCTTTACGAGTAAATGATATATTTGATCTTATGAATAATAAAGTAGTTATAAGTGCGAAAGTGTTAGAAAAAAATAATATATAG
- a CDS encoding FmdE family protein codes for MSYPEFFDKVESIKVIDPLANMLGAFEEGKYELTYLEVVKSAGHSCPTVAGAYLIAAEALKALYPGERAVRGNIKVEFRESLEDGVAGVIANVVSQITGATDKSGFKGLGGKFARHSLMDFNANINSSARFTRVDNAKRVDVYYNSSSIGGSPKMQPLMQKIMGGMASSAEIKEFGQLWQERVEKIFENASNVIKIVEIR; via the coding sequence ATGAGTTATCCAGAGTTTTTTGATAAAGTAGAAAGTATTAAAGTTATAGACCCGTTGGCAAATATGTTAGGTGCTTTTGAAGAAGGTAAATATGAATTAACTTATTTAGAAGTTGTAAAATCTGCTGGGCATAGCTGTCCAACAGTTGCCGGTGCATATCTTATAGCCGCCGAAGCATTAAAAGCTCTTTATCCAGGAGAGAGAGCTGTTAGAGGCAATATAAAAGTAGAGTTTAGAGAGTCATTAGAAGATGGGGTTGCTGGAGTTATTGCAAATGTTGTTTCACAGATTACAGGTGCAACAGATAAAAGTGGCTTTAAGGGCTTAGGCGGAAAATTTGCCCGACACTCTTTAATGGATTTTAATGCCAATATCAACTCCTCAGCAAGATTTACAAGAGTTGATAACGCTAAAAGAGTAGATGTATATTACAATTCATCATCAATCGGAGGCAGTCCAAAAATGCAGCCGTTGATGCAAAAAATAATGGGCGGTATGGCTAGTTCTGCTGAGATAAAAGAGTTTGGTCAACTCTGGCAAGAGAGAGTAGAAAAAATCTTTGAAAATGCATCGAATGTTATTAAAATTGTAGAGATTAGATAA
- the sppA gene encoding signal peptide peptidase SppA has product MQFIKKIFSPFLAIIKFIQEHFKAMLFLLIVFLIFAPKSEEDLKPHNLEQIYLVGPIMEVSEVVNQIDEAASNRFVKGILLNIDSPGGAVAPSIEVAYALKRAKEKKPVVVYANGTLASGSYYASIWANEIIANPGSMVGSIGVVMQGADVSGLMSKIGIKSQSIQAGKYKKVGTVDREWTNYEKDELNKVIQGTYDLFTADVANGRGLDIKNRDTFANAHIFTAEQAKKVGLIDSIGVEYDAKNRVAQLSGVTEQLWNKEDKFDKLIKKLSAQAAVTIHTYFPTLIIR; this is encoded by the coding sequence ATGCAGTTTATAAAAAAAATATTTTCTCCTTTCTTGGCAATAATAAAATTTATTCAAGAGCATTTCAAAGCTATGCTTTTTTTACTTATTGTTTTTCTAATTTTTGCACCAAAGAGCGAAGAAGATTTAAAACCCCATAATCTTGAACAAATTTATCTCGTAGGGCCGATTATGGAAGTTTCAGAAGTTGTAAATCAAATAGATGAAGCAGCTTCTAATCGCTTTGTAAAAGGCATTTTACTCAACATAGACTCACCCGGCGGGGCAGTCGCACCCTCCATTGAAGTGGCTTATGCTCTAAAAAGAGCAAAAGAAAAAAAACCGGTTGTAGTATACGCAAACGGAACTCTTGCAAGCGGGAGCTATTATGCAAGCATTTGGGCAAATGAGATAATCGCAAATCCAGGTTCAATGGTTGGAAGTATCGGTGTTGTTATGCAGGGAGCAGATGTAAGCGGGCTAATGAGTAAAATAGGCATAAAATCCCAAAGTATTCAAGCAGGTAAATACAAAAAAGTAGGTACTGTTGATAGAGAGTGGACCAATTATGAAAAAGATGAATTAAACAAAGTTATACAAGGAACTTATGATCTCTTTACCGCCGATGTGGCAAATGGTAGAGGCTTGGATATAAAAAACAGAGACACCTTTGCAAATGCGCATATTTTTACAGCTGAACAAGCCAAAAAAGTAGGTTTAATAGACAGTATCGGTGTTGAATATGATGCCAAAAACAGAGTGGCCCAGCTTAGCGGGGTGACCGAGCAGCTTTGGAATAAAGAAGATAAATTTGACAAATTGATAAAAAAACTCTCAGCTCAAGCGGCAGTTACTATTCATACCTATTTTCCGACTCTGATAATTAGATAA
- the mqnF gene encoding aminofutalosine deaminase family hydrolase codes for MQILIPNYILTPDILLSNMSVAFDKKIQKIAPLEELRKEFPDAEVIKLKKNSLLMPGLINAHVHIEFSANKTQLSYGDFMNWLYSVIENREELITGCDNKCMKKAIDSMLESGITTFGAVSSHGMDLEVCANASQNIVFFNELIGSQATMADALFGDFLTRLDASKSITREGFYPAVAIHSPYSVHPILIKKALQIVKNEKLKLTAHFMESKAERDWLDKSEGDFKDFFEKLLKQKSSVSSSSEFLEHFNDYETLLTHVVKANENELKTLSSNKHTIIHCPISNRLLGNGALDLSKLEKHKIRWICATDGLSSNYKLDLFEEMKCALFMHSNIPLLKLAKKLINSVTKDAADALKLNTGEISEGKNADMIVLDLDKEPGDELAIHLILHRYNISKVYINGTLKKGNECSL; via the coding sequence ATGCAGATACTAATACCAAATTATATTTTAACACCCGATATTTTACTCTCAAATATGTCAGTCGCTTTTGATAAAAAAATACAAAAAATTGCTCCGCTTGAAGAGCTCAGAAAAGAGTTTCCTGACGCTGAAGTTATAAAATTAAAAAAGAATTCTCTACTAATGCCTGGACTTATAAATGCTCATGTTCATATAGAATTTAGTGCCAATAAAACCCAGCTCTCCTACGGAGATTTTATGAATTGGCTTTACAGTGTTATTGAAAACCGTGAAGAGTTGATAACAGGTTGTGACAATAAGTGTATGAAAAAAGCTATTGATTCTATGTTAGAATCAGGAATTACAACATTTGGTGCAGTTAGCTCACACGGTATGGATTTGGAAGTTTGTGCAAATGCCTCTCAAAATATTGTTTTTTTCAATGAGCTTATAGGCTCACAGGCAACGATGGCAGATGCACTTTTTGGAGATTTTTTGACACGACTTGATGCTTCAAAAAGTATTACAAGAGAAGGTTTTTATCCGGCAGTTGCTATTCATTCACCCTACTCTGTTCACCCAATTTTAATCAAAAAAGCACTTCAAATTGTTAAAAACGAAAAGCTTAAATTAACTGCCCACTTTATGGAGAGCAAAGCTGAAAGAGATTGGCTTGATAAAAGTGAGGGTGATTTTAAAGATTTTTTTGAAAAATTGTTAAAACAGAAGAGCTCAGTAAGCAGTTCAAGCGAATTTTTAGAACATTTTAACGATTATGAAACTCTTTTAACACATGTAGTTAAAGCAAATGAAAATGAACTAAAAACTTTATCATCAAATAAGCATACGATTATTCATTGCCCAATTTCAAACAGACTTTTAGGAAACGGCGCCCTTGATTTGTCAAAACTGGAAAAACATAAAATAAGATGGATATGTGCAACCGACGGCCTTAGTTCAAACTACAAACTTGATCTCTTTGAAGAGATGAAATGTGCTCTTTTTATGCACTCAAATATTCCGCTTTTAAAATTAGCAAAAAAACTTATCAACAGTGTTACAAAAGATGCTGCTGATGCCCTTAAATTAAATACAGGTGAAATTTCAGAAGGAAAAAATGCTGATATGATTGTTTTGGACTTAGACAAAGAGCCTGGTGACGAGTTAGCAATCCATTTAATATTACATAGATATAATATCTCAAAAGTTTATATTAACGGAACACTTAAAAAAGGTAACGAATGCAGTTTATAA
- the aroQ gene encoding type II 3-dehydroquinate dehydratase produces MKIVVIQGPNLNMLGVREQQVYGSMKLEQIHAQMKDFGAKSGMEVEFFQSNLEGEIVDKIQECYGDASGIIINAAAYTHTSIAIRDAISAVNLPTIEVHISNIHRREEFRKQNMIAPVCTSSIVGFGPFGYHLAMVGMVQIMNEVKAVQEMQKQQSQATEAK; encoded by the coding sequence ATGAAAATAGTAGTAATTCAAGGACCAAATTTAAATATGCTGGGTGTAAGAGAGCAGCAGGTTTACGGTTCAATGAAATTAGAGCAGATACATGCTCAAATGAAAGATTTTGGAGCTAAAAGTGGGATGGAAGTAGAGTTTTTTCAAAGCAATTTAGAGGGCGAAATTGTAGATAAAATTCAAGAGTGTTATGGAGATGCAAGCGGAATTATTATTAATGCAGCGGCATACACTCATACATCAATTGCTATTCGCGATGCAATCTCTGCTGTAAATCTTCCTACTATTGAAGTTCATATTAGTAATATTCATCGCCGTGAAGAGTTTAGAAAACAAAATATGATAGCACCTGTTTGTACATCATCTATTGTTGGATTTGGTCCATTTGGATATCATCTTGCAATGGTTGGAATGGTACAAATAATGAATGAAGTAAAAGCTGTTCAAGAGATGCAAAAGCAACAGTCTCAAGCTACTGAAGCAAAGTAG
- the folK gene encoding 2-amino-4-hydroxy-6-hydroxymethyldihydropteridine diphosphokinase gives MYIKRKLNESLEIFKNLRSPHKNTSNSSHRYIATVGVGGNVGDVKRRLNRLYLYIKKDRRVTLLQTSLILKNPPFGYIEQDDFFNSIIVIKTSMQPTQFLNYLMRVEKKFARKRSFANAPRTLDLDIIFFDDRVVKTSKLQIPHAKWFERDSVLIPLADITK, from the coding sequence ATGTATATAAAGCGTAAATTAAATGAGAGTTTAGAAATTTTTAAAAATTTACGCTCCCCTCATAAAAATACTAGCAATAGTTCGCATAGATATATTGCGACTGTTGGAGTAGGCGGAAATGTAGGTGATGTTAAAAGAAGACTTAACCGTTTGTATCTATATATAAAAAAAGATAGAAGAGTTACACTGCTGCAAACATCATTGATTTTGAAAAATCCTCCGTTTGGATATATTGAGCAAGATGATTTTTTTAATTCAATAATTGTAATTAAAACAAGTATGCAGCCGACTCAGTTTTTAAACTACTTGATGAGAGTGGAGAAAAAATTTGCGCGTAAAAGAAGTTTTGCAAATGCTCCCAGAACACTTGATTTGGATATTATCTTTTTTGATGATAGAGTTGTTAAAACATCCAAGCTTCAAATTCCACATGCTAAGTGGTTTGAAAGAGATAGTGTATTGATACCACTGGCGGATATAACTAAATGA